From a single Rutidosis leptorrhynchoides isolate AG116_Rl617_1_P2 chromosome 5, CSIRO_AGI_Rlap_v1, whole genome shotgun sequence genomic region:
- the LOC139848739 gene encoding cytochrome P450 81Q32-like has protein sequence MKHDYTYMITAPYGPYWRKLRRITTIELFSITRLNTYSDVRQDETREMIKTLLQGTLHDEFTTVGLRPRLQDMCFNIIMRIVSGKRNYDPELDDLMEAIRFKKMIKEISKDGRVSYRKDCLPFLKLIDFQGMMRTLVRLKAKKDAFTKDLLDEYKKRDGISNKKMIDAMLSLQESQCVDYSDQTLKGIMLTLLLVGTDNSAATIEWAMSLLLNHPHLLQKARAEVDEHVGQDHLIQETDLHKLKYLQNIVNETLRLFPTTPLFIPQESSNECTIGGYNVPHGTMLLVNTWAIHRDPHVWEDPTSYGPERFETQVGDLGYNYIPFGMGKKQCSGAGLANKVIGMGLGSLIQCFEWKRISQKMVELDEDRGLTMPKKKPLEAMCKARECMFNVLSKVLDD, from the exons ATGAAACACGACTACACGTACATGATCACGGCCCCTTATGGCCCATATTGGAGGAAACTACGTCGTATCACCACCATCGAACTCTTCTCAATTACACGACTCAACACTTATTCAGATGTACGACAAGATGAAACACGAGAAATGATTAAAACTTTGTTGCAAGGAACCCTCCATGATGAATTCACAACAGTTGGATTAAGGCCTAGGCTACAAGACATGTGTTTTAACATTATAATGAGGATTGTTTCTGGTAAACGAAATTATGATCCTGAACTTGATGATTTAATGGAGGCGATTAGATTCAAGAAGATGATTAAGGAGATTTCAAAAGATGGTCGTGTTTCGTATCGAAAAGATTGTTTGCCATTCTTGAAGTTGATTGATTTTCAGGGTATGATGAGGACATTAGTGAGACTAAAGGCGAAAAAAGATGCATTTACAAAAGATTTATTAGATGAATATAAAAAGAGAGATGGGATATCTAACAAGAAAATGATTGATGCCATGCTTAGTTTGCAAGAATCACAATGTGTAGATTACTCTGATCAGACACTTAAAGGGATTATGTTG ACACTATTACTAGTAGGTACTGATAACTCAGCGGCAACGATCGAATGGGCGATGTCACTTCTCTTGAACCATCCGCACTTGTTACAAAAAGCTCGAGCAGAGGTCGATGAACACGTAGGCCAAGACCATTTGATACAAGAAACCGATCTCCATAAGCTAAAATACTTGCAAAACATAGTTAACGAGACGCTTAGGTTATTTCCCACAACACCACTTTTCATCCCACAAGAGTCTTCTAACGAATGCACCATCGGAGGCTACAACGTGCCACATGGAACGATGTTATTGGTGAACACGTGGGCTATCCATCGGGACCCACATGTGTGGGAAGATCCAACAAGTTATGGACCCGAAAGGTTTGAAACTCAAGTTGGTGATCTTGGGTATAATTATATACCATTTGGGATGGGAAAAAAGCAATGCTCTGGAGCTGGACTTGCTAATAAAGTCATCGGCATGGGTTTGGGTTCATTGATTCAATGTTTTGAGTGGAAAAGGATTAGTCAAAAGATGGTTGAGTTAGATGAGGATAGAGGGTTAACCATGCCAAAGAAAAAGCCATTAGAGGCTATGTGTAAAGCAAGAGAATGTATGTTTAATGTTTTATCAAAAGTATtagatgattaa
- the LOC139850284 gene encoding MFP1 attachment factor 1-like has translation MTGETEEQTATVTAGEDAGTTVEPMENDVEETTKKFETMSFSIWPPSQRTRDAVIKRMIETLTEQSVLSDQYGTISSDEAADMARRIEEEAFGIAPSEPLPDVEDGIEILQSYSKEISKRMLESVKSRSASTAVLTVPEDMDGVTADAAVVDGGSVDVESSA, from the coding sequence ATGACGGGCGAAACGGAAGAACAAACGGCAACCGTAACAGCTGGAGAAGATGCCGGCACCACTGTGGAACCAATGGAAAATGACGTTGAAGAAACAACAAAGAAGTTCGAAACTATGTCTTTCAGTATTTGGCCGCCGTCGCAACGTACTCGTGACGCCGTCATTAAACGCATGATCGAAACCCTAACTGAACAATCCGTACTCTCTGATCAATACGGAACGATTTCTTCCGATGAGGCTGCCGACATGGCTCGCCGGATCGAGGAAGAAGCTTTTGGAATCGCACCTTCTGAACCTCTTCCTGACGTTGAGGACGGTATCGAGATTCTGCAGTCATACTCGAAAGAAATCAGTAAGAGAATGCTCGAGTCTGTTAAGTCCAGATCTGCTTCCACGGCGGTGTTAACAGTACCGGAGGATATGGACGGTGTAACCGCTGATGCCGCTGTTGTTGACGGCGGTAGTGTGGATGTGGAAAGCTCGGCCTGA